The Alnus glutinosa chromosome 3, dhAlnGlut1.1, whole genome shotgun sequence nucleotide sequence TACACTTTTGCATTTGGCTGCGAGTAAGGGAAGTGTCGGGTGTGCAAAGGTGTTGCTAGAATCGGGTGCGGATAAGAACGCGAAGAGTAAGGACGGCCGCACCGCGCTGTATAGGGCGTCGGCTAATGGAGACCGTCGGATGGTGGAGTCGTTGATCGAGTTCGGCGCGGACCCCACAATCACCAATGATCGAGGACGATCGCCGCTTGACGCTGCTCGTGACAAGGAACACGTAAGTATTGTAAATCTCACCCCACGTGTTAAATAGCTCAGGCCGGTTGGGCTTAATGGGCTAATTGGCTCTTGATGTTTCTCGTTGAAGAAAAAGCTAAACCTCAATTGTGTCATGGCCCATGGTGATTTAAATGttaaggataattgcaccactagtCTTTgggattggcctaaattatgaatcactccttATAATACAAAAATTCATAGAAGGTCtttgtagtaaactataattacgaatcactttcTAAATCCGTTTTCCTTCCACTCAGTTAACAAAATTCGTTAGTTTGacacgtcatataaatagtgagacaacctCTCAATATCATTTATATTGTAATTCACTAACGgactctgttaacttggtgaaCGGAAAACGAATTtagggagtaatttgtaattataatttattacaaGGATCCTTCGTAAAGTATTTGTATCACAGagaatgattcgtaatttaggccaatacCAAGGGGCAATGgtgtaattatcccaaaatcttatatataaaatttggcTAATGaattcataaataaaaatgattgagATATTACAACTATATTCCCTTATAAATAGACATGACATGTCATGTGTTAGCGTCATATAAgtcataattaaatttaatattttagtaattaatattataaatatatgtagACAGTCACGTTGAGTTGcacaaaatttataataaaagtagaaataatgttaaaaaatatatggtCACCCTTTTCTTTCACCAACAAGCCAACACCAGAGTATATTTTTTGTATGCAATTACAAATATAGTTGTATccattacttttatttttgacTCAAATAATGCCAAGGGAAAGGCTTTTCATTACGCAGCCCTTCAATCGGCACTCCTCCAACATGGGTtggaatttcatttttttttctttcttcggTCTGTAAAACTGATATATGTTTAAAGttaaaaatgcatatgagaATAAGAATTACAACTCTATTAAAAGACGAATGCAGTTTAATAAATTGTGTTTAAAGAATTTTCTCAAACGTactcaatttaaagaaaaattatgtaataagtgaatatctattatatatatatattgtactaCACCGATGACCAAAAGAGTGTATGACCATGCAGAAAGAGGTTGTGGAGATTTTGGAACAAGGAAAAGCAGTGCTAATGGCTGCAATTCGCGGAAAGTCGGAGCACCTTGAGTGGTTGTTGCAGAAAGGCGCGAGGACGGACTACCGCGACCAATACGGCTTGACAGCCCTCCATGCAGCGGCTATCAAGGGGCACAGCGATGCAGTGTTGATGCTTGTTGAATACGGGGGAGACTTGGAATGCCAGGACAATGAAGGCCACACACCACTACATTTAGCTGTGGAGGGTGGCAGCCTGGAGACAGTTGAGGCATTGGTCGAGAAGGGTGCCGATGTTGATGCCAAGAGCATGAAGGATGCTACCCCACTCTTCATGGCTAGAGTCATGGGTTATGATGATATCTCGCAGTTTCTCATAAGCAGGGGAGCCGACTCTGCTCTAATTACATCTCTTTCATCTCCTAGTTAGATCTGTATGCCGCCACTAACTTTGACGCTTGTACTTTTACAAACTTTATATACTTTATAATTGGGTGTCCGAATTAGATTGCAATATATTCGCTAGTCACGGAGAGGAAGCTGTAGTACCAACCTCTTCTTGGCAGGTAGATCTTATAAAAGCTATCACAATCTGAGCAACAAAATTGCTGTATATCTATCCATCACAAATATCTCAGCTAGCAAAGGTCCGACCTATTCTATTCACTCTTCAATTGTACAAATCACAAGCCCATCACCATCCAGTCCCATTTTTTGGGAAATTGCAGCACAATTATACGACAGCTGCAGAGACCGCAAGCACACGCTTCAAATCCTGGAAGCTTCCTAAAATGCTTTCgatgagttaaaaaaaaaaaacagcgaATTGGAAAAAATGTTtgtcttcctctttttcttcctcctcttcacCGTTCCGGTCTCACCCTCCTCCTCCCCAGACCGCTACACAAAATCCGTCCTCCAACCACTCCAAGTCAAACACCGAGAATACTTGGAGCTCGCCCATCCCCTGCCGTCCGATTACCTGGTCCCATCATGCACCCACCGGATCCTCCGCCACTCCTTCGCCAACACCATCAACTCTCCTCCCTTCTCTACCCGCTACTACCCGCCGTTAGATTGCCCCTCCCCCTGGTCCCACGTGGCCCTCGATTTCCGCGCCGAGTGCAGAGGCGAGCAGTACGACCGCATCGCCGGCTTGTGGCTCGGCGGGGCAGAGCTTCTCCGCACCAGCACAGCCGAGCCGACGAAGTGCGGAATCTTCTGGAAGGTTCGAAAGGACATCACCAGGTactcctctctcctctcacgCTACGACCTCAACCTCACCATGATGCTCGAGAACATCGTCAACAACATCTATACCGGCGTTTACCACATCACCGTCAGTTTCCTCTACTACAAGGATAACGCCGTCAGGGTTCCGTCACAGATCTCGGATCCAAATTTTGGGTTTCTTGGGGATAAACAACGCGGTGGTGGGGTTCGTATGTGGCAAGGCCTCGGGGGCTTGTATGAACCACCGGCCGATTTTATAATCCCGATATCGGATCGGGGCGATAAGGGCTTTTGGTTCAGAATCGAGAGCGAATTGGACTCCCGCTCCAAGGGAATTCGGATCCCGCGGAATACATACCGAGCCGTTTTGGAACTGTACGTGTCGTTTCACGGGAACGACGAGTTTTGGTACTCGAACCCGCCAAATTCGTACATCAAAACGAACAACTTAACGACCGAACGCGGCAACGGAGCTTACAGAGAGGTTTACGTGACGATAGACGGGAAGTTCGTCGGGTCGGAGGCTCCGTTCCCGGTGGTGTTCACGGGTGGGGTGAACCCGTTGTTCTGGGAACCGGTTGTGGGAATCGGAGCGTTTAACCTTCCAAGCTACGACTTCGATTTGACACCGTTTTTAGGTGTTCTTTTGGACGGGAAAATTCACAGGTTTGGATTTGGAGTGACCGAAGGCATTGCGTATTGGCTTGTGAACGCGAATTTGCACCTTTGGGTGGATCACAAATCGCCCAAGGTCCATGCAAGGTCTGTTGTTTACAACAGTCCTCGATTGAAGATCAAGCGTCGATCAGATTTCAAGCTTCTCGATGGGTCATTCAAGGTGGAGGCAGAGAGGAAAGCTCTGTTTGTGGGGTGGGTTAAGTCGAGCTTCGGCAACTTGACCACGGTTTTCTCGCAAGACTACAGGTTGAAGAACGTGGTGAGCTTCGAGAACAATGGAGCATATAAATTGGTGAAGCAGAAGGTGAAGGCAAAGCGAGAGGTGATCGTGGCGAATGATAGAGATCAGTCAGTCGCTCGTGTGAGCGTTAGGAGGAAATACCCTCTTAATCTCATCACTTCAACTCAGCCGGGacggaagaagaagaagaagaacacgtATTTGCTTGTCACGAACGTTTCTCATGCATTGAGCGAGAGGTATTCGCAGGGGGACTCTGCGAGCGTTGTTTACAATATGCAGGATTCTCGAGGGTGGATGGAGGTGGAGGATCATTCGGTTCTCTCTGGTGCGGCGATGACTCGACAAAGCTTTAGTTATAGGAATGCGTTTGGTTGCTACTCGCGGACTGTACAAGCAAGCAATGGCAGGCTAATCAGAGACAATACCACCTCTGGTTGCCTTTCTTCATTCTAGTTCTCCACCGCACGAATTCTCGTTTCAAGATATTTACCTATAATTAATGGTTTGCAATCTGCATGAAATTGGGTCAACTCTTTATCAGTGTGTACTTGTCTATATATGtgatttttagaataattaatgTAAAGAATTTGAAACTACtggtgtgtgttgtgtgtgcATTTATTTTTTCGGTGCTTGAATTTTGCACCCTTTTGTGTCCACAAATAGGGTCGGAATAAAGATGTCTAATATCAGGTTAAATTATCAGTTATCATCGATAGAaatttgtgaatttaattaatattgaaaaaatcTTACTTAACCCTATGAACTGTCATAACTTTTGCAATGTCTCCCAAAGTTGAAAAGTTTACAATGTAAATGTTCGACTTTCAATCACCATTCTCCCATTAAGGTTTTTTACTAATTCAAACGGTAACAAGTAAATGTCCCTTATACCCATTGTAAAATTGATAAAACTACACATTTactcttatttagaaaaaaaaaaaaaaaaaaaatgacccacCGAACCCATGTCATGACCGTGTGTCGGTCTGGGCTGAAATAAGCTGATGACCGTGTGTCGGTTTGGACTGAAATAAGCTGATACATCGACCATTCACGTTGCAAACTTTTGAACTTTAGCATGACAATTCGGAggataaatgaagtttttccatTAATATTTCAACACATATCTATAGAATTCACAGTTCGACAAAAATAGAGAACAAGAATTTGGATCTTGCGATTAAGAACCTTTGTAATAAGAGTAGGAAGgaatgctttctttctttcaatttctatctatttttctttcttatatttGTCAATAGAACATATAAAACTAGGTAAATGATTGTAGAGTGGTAAATGATCAGCTCCAACCATGATTAAGTTTATCCAGCCGTTGGACGCCAGAAACCCTTCTTACCAACAAGAAACTGACCTTCAAAAAGGGCTACGGACCAATGAAGCGAACGCAAGATTGGAGTAAGCATGTTTATCATTTCCATGGTGTCCTGAATCACAACATATCCGCCTGGTCTCAATATGCGATCCATCTCAGCGATTACATCTACGGCATCACATCTGACAAAATCCAAAATTCTCAAAGTCACCATTGGTAAAgccaaaatgaaaatattaatttaggcttgttttcaaatttttggtaaaaaaaattgtagtaggATGTAAGGGAAACTATGTTTATCCCCCTCTAACTACCACGCTAATTGCAATGTCCCTACCAATCTACCGAAGTTACAAtgccccctcccccctcctctcCCTTCTGCGcccaaaatgggaaaaaaaaaaaaaaaaaaaaaaaaaattatcctttttagcttcttttttcaaaaaaaattcggcttttttttatttttttttttatttttttttatttttgtttttctaaaaaatataataaaaaaaatctcgttttttcgatttttttttttcttatgaaagttatttttgt carries:
- the LOC133863007 gene encoding peptide-N4-(N-acetyl-beta-glucosaminyl)asparagine amidase A; translation: MFVFLFFFLLFTVPVSPSSSPDRYTKSVLQPLQVKHREYLELAHPLPSDYLVPSCTHRILRHSFANTINSPPFSTRYYPPLDCPSPWSHVALDFRAECRGEQYDRIAGLWLGGAELLRTSTAEPTKCGIFWKVRKDITRYSSLLSRYDLNLTMMLENIVNNIYTGVYHITVSFLYYKDNAVRVPSQISDPNFGFLGDKQRGGGVRMWQGLGGLYEPPADFIIPISDRGDKGFWFRIESELDSRSKGIRIPRNTYRAVLELYVSFHGNDEFWYSNPPNSYIKTNNLTTERGNGAYREVYVTIDGKFVGSEAPFPVVFTGGVNPLFWEPVVGIGAFNLPSYDFDLTPFLGVLLDGKIHRFGFGVTEGIAYWLVNANLHLWVDHKSPKVHARSVVYNSPRLKIKRRSDFKLLDGSFKVEAERKALFVGWVKSSFGNLTTVFSQDYRLKNVVSFENNGAYKLVKQKVKAKREVIVANDRDQSVARVSVRRKYPLNLITSTQPGRKKKKKNTYLLVTNVSHALSERYSQGDSASVVYNMQDSRGWMEVEDHSVLSGAAMTRQSFSYRNAFGCYSRTVQASNGRLIRDNTTSGCLSSF